The sequence below is a genomic window from Candidatus Brocadiia bacterium.
CCGCGGAGATGCTTCATGACCGCGACTTCGTTGCCGATAAGGGTATTGCCCCAGACGGTCCGGGTCAGGCCGGGGCATTCGGAATAATCCTTGAGCACGGCTTTCCGGCCCCGGTAGTCGATTATCTTCACCACCGGGGTAAATGGGGTTGATTTCTTTATGACTTCAATGACCTTGTATTCCATTATTTTATAATATCCAGGGCTTGCCGACAATCAAGGCCGTTCCGATAAGCACCGCGATACCCACCTGTATCTCCTGGTTCCCCCGGAACACGGACCACTGCCAGGACTTGAGGGTTCTTTTTTCATACGGCGTCAGGCGGCGGGGTATATAATCCGGCACGTTTTTATCATAGTCGGCGTAGTCCTGGCCGAACTTTTCCAGAAGGCGTGTCTTTTCTATACGGTTCTTGGCCGGCACATACTGGAACAGGAACGCGGCTAACTCAATAGCCAGTATGTAATAAATATAAGGATTGATGGCCAGGATATTACAGCCGAGCATAATGATGAAAGTGCCGGCATACATCGGGTTCTTGATGTAGGCATAAGGGCCGCTGGTGGTAAGCGACTTGTTCTTTTCCAGGTGGCCAGTGGCCCAGATGCGGATAATCTCGCCGATGGCCACCAAAGCCAGGCCGCTGGCCAAGAACGGCAGGTAATCTATGCCGCTTTTTGTCTTAGGCAATCCGGGCTCGGCGAACCAGACCAGCACACCGAAGATGGCCAGAACAGATAAGAACCTGAGATTAATCTTCTGAATCCGCTTCTTCAAACTTGACATAATATCCTTTCCATCTGACTGACGGAATTATCCCATCGGAACTTTTGGGACATCTGGTAACCGTTTTCCGAGATACTCTTGAGCAAATCCCGGTCTTTTAGAAGCCTTATTATACTTTCGGCTAATTCGGCCGGATTCTTTGGCGCAGAAACAAGAGCCGTCCGGTTATGGATTGCATAATCACGGCAACCTCCGTTGTCGGTAGTCGCCAGCGCCGTGCCGCAGGCCATGGCTTCGAGTCCGGGCAGACCGAACCCTTCATACCAGCTCGGGCAGATGAATACATCGCACGAAGAATAAATATTGCGCAATACCGCACCATCAGCGTTTTGGAAATAATCGTATTTGAATCCGGCCTGATTGAATGCCGGCCTTCGGTTCCGGGCGCCGAATAATACCACCTTAACATCAGGGAATGATTCAAACGCCTTGTTTATCGCTTCCACGCCATCAGCCAGCCCTTTCCAATCAGCCGTATGGTAAAGCATGCCCAACCGCAGGGTCCCATAAGTTTTACCGGACGGAAAGAATTCCTGCTCATCGATGGCATTAGGCACGTAATCTGACGGCTGGCCGTATTTATTCTTAAGCTCATCCCTAAGCCATCCGGAAACGGCTATTTTCCGGAAAGGCATGGCATAGGTGGCCTCGACCTGTTTCAGGTCTGCCGGCTCAACCAGGCCTTCCATATGCTGGATCAGGTAAAATTTGCGCCCTTTGGAGTCCGGGATGTTATTAAGCTCGGCCGCAGTTTTCCAGGAGCTGGCCATAATGATATCGGCATCAGGGATATAATCGGACTCGAAAGACGGCACGAATATAATCCGGACAGGTTTGAGGTCAATCCATCCAATCGTATCAATTAAAGAATGAGTCGCGTTGCGCAACCAGCTCAAGCGCGGCTGCTTGACAACCAGAGTCACTTTATGATTAAGTCTGGCCAACCGCCGGGCATATTCGCAGATAATCTTAACCCCACCGCTTATTTTAATATGTGGCGCCAGAAATGTTATGCGCATATCATTCTTTGACCAGGACGGTATAAACCTCCCAGTATTTATAAGGCAGGATTTTCAGGAACTTTTCGCCGCGCCGCTGTTTGATATTAAGCAGCCATTCCAGGAAGCTGTCAAACAGGCTGGGCTTATGCCAGTTGCGGTCTACCTGTATGCGGGATGACTTAAAATTGAAATGAAAATCACGGTAATAAGATTTAGTATGAGCCCGGTCGTAATTACGGAATGTCTCGAAGTTAAAATACCGGCAATGGGTCGGGTCGCCGAAGGCGCTCGGGCTGAAACAATGCGGTACTCGAATTATCAGCTGCCCGCCCGGGCTGAGCACCCGATGGAATTCTTTCATGACTGCTTCCAGGTCAGTAATGTGTTCCAGGACGTGAGCGCAGTAAATCTCTTCAACGCTGTTATCCTTAATTGATGGCAATCCCTGGCGGATATCGCAAACGATATCCACCCCGGGCAGTTTAGCCACGTCAACCCCGGTATAACCATCGCGCTTTTTATTACCGCATCCTATATCTAATTTCATTTCAAAACCTCTTTGATGATATCCAACAGTTTCGGCGCATTGGCATTTATGGAATATCCCTGCTCCACTGTGGCCCGGCCGGCCAGCCCTAGGTTCCGGCGCAATTCAATACTCTCTACTAAACGGCTGATTTGATCAAACCATTCCTGGTCTGTTTTGGCAAGAAAGCCGTTGATATTTTCCTTGATTATCTGGTTATGGACGCCAACCGGCGAAGCTACGGCCGGCAGACCGGCGGCCATACATTGAAGCAGCTTAGTGGCGCATTTGCCGCGCGACCATAAGTCGTCAGGCAACGGCGCCAGGCCGATATCAAAACTCAAGATGTCGTTAACCTCTTCCAACTCGCTCCACTGTTTTTTCATTACCGGCATTCCGGCGCAGTCGAAGAAATCATTACAGACTATTTTAAGCCTGGTCGTTTTATGTTTATCGTGTATCCGGTCAAGCACATCGCTGAGTTTCTTCAGGAATACCAGAGACTTCCTGCCGCCAATCCAGCCCAAAGTAACCGTATCATTCGGGTGATGCTCTTTAACAGAATACTTCTTCGTTTCTATGGAGGTAGGAATAACCCAAACTCTGGAATTATGAGGCAACGCCAGTGATTGGAGATAATCGTTTCCGGCAATGACTCCGTCCACATTGCTGACGGTATTGATAAAATGTTTCATCCGGGCAGGTGAATCGGGCGAATCGTGCCGGGAGCTGTTGAACATAACCGCATCGTCAAAATCATATATCAGGCGGCTATTTTTACGAAGGTGCTTGAGCCAGAACGGCGTGACCCGTTTTTTCTGGATAAAAACAACATCCCAGTTCCCGGCTTTACGCGTCAACTGCCACCATTTCCAGATTGATTTCGGCGCAGTCATTACATCTGTCTGAATGCCGTGCTCGTTCAAATAATCCAGGTACTGGGCAACCCGATAACGCGGCGCCGGGTGGTTCTTGTCTCTGACCAGAAAGAGTATCTTCATAATCTGCCAATTATTTAGGCGCGGGAGACCTACCCGGATGTCCCCGGCCGGTACGTGGCGGCGAGACTTCTATATCCTTGGGCTCGGGGAATTTGATGTCGGAACCGGCTATGGCCAAGGCTGCCTGATAGACCAGCGTGGCTATTTGCGACATCTTATCAGGCATCAATTTATCAGCCGTATCGCCGATGGTATGTTCTTCCTCAAACGGACCGGAGGTGAAATTCAGGGCCGGCACCTTGGCCTGGTGGAACGAGGCGTGATCCGAACCGTATTTAAACAGGAAATCAATATTAGTCTTGAGATTCAAGCTCAGTGATGCATTAGCTTTATTGACCACTTCAAACAATTCCGGGTTAAATGCCTTACCCATAATAAACAACTCACCCAGATTCCCGCGGCCAATCATATCCAAATTGAGCATGGCCGTTTTTTTATAATCCATCATAGCGCGCGAGGAATCTATTTTAGAAAAAGGATTCGCTGAAGAAATACCGGCCGCGAATTTAGAACCCCATAACCCTGATTCTTCGCCGCCGAATGCAATGAAAATAATCGTGCGTTTAGACGGTTTCTTTGCCAAGGCTTCGGCGATGGCCAACAGTCCGCCGACGCCGGAGGCATTATCATTTCCTCCTGCAAATGCTTTACCCTCATAATTCAAACCCAGATGGTCATAATGAGCGCCGATAATCAACGCTTCCCCTTTTAGCAAGGGGTCATTCCCTTCCAGTATGCCTATTACATTAGCAGTATTGACGACCTCTTCCCAAGCAGTGTGTATTTTAATAGTCACCCGACGGTTTTCTTTAGAATCATCGGGATTCAAATTAACCAACAGCGCAGGTATTGGAAAAGGCTGAAGCCGTGACTGGCTGGAAAGAGTCATCGAACGCAGGGAGACATTTCTTTGCTTCGGCTCATCGGAAGCGACTCTTTGCTGGATTGCCTGTGACGGGAATTCTTCCCAGGCAATGTCCGGGGAATCCAGCCCCTTAATACTGTAAATTAATACCGCTTTGGCCCCGTGCTTTCCCGCATTAGTCACTTTAGAGAGCACCGAAGCATATTTGGTGGTAGTAACCGGAAAAGCATCTGGTAATCCATCCTTTATCAGCACTACCTTATCTTTAACATCTTTATTGGCATAATCATCACGTTGATGTTCGGGGGCAGATATGCCGTACTCAACGAATACGGCCGGACAATTTTGGATATCAATATCCGCATTACCCGAGAAGTTATAAGGGAGAAAATCCTTGCCTAAAACCAATTGTTTGCCGTCAATCTCAAGCAGGGTATTTTTCCCTAATTTCCTGAAAGGTATGGGAAACGATTCAAGGTATGAATTACTTTTTAGGGGCGGCTTTAATCCATATTTCCGGAACTCGCCGGCAATATACTCGGCAGATAGTTTATCGCCTTTGCTGCCAGGCGCCCGGCCTCCCATATCAACGGATGCCAGATATTCCGCGTGTTTCTTTATGATATTACCGTCAATAGCTGATGAAGATTGTCCAGCGTCCTGGAACCGGTGTTCCAGCGCGTTATATGGCGGATTGAAATCGCCTTTCTGGGCCATCCGACCGGCGCTGAATAGCACATACTGATCCCAGCGGTAGAAAAATATTGTCCGCCCCGGCCGTTCAACCGCATCTTTGGACAACCCCATAAATACGGTTACGTATTTATCCTTATTGAACGGGTTACGCTCGGAAACCATCAGTGCATATTTCGATTCATTGTATGAAGCACCCATAATACTAAAACTATTCTCCTTAACTTGCAAAGCACCGGAAGACGATAATTTTAACGCAACACTATTAATCGCCGGACCGCCTAAAATCAATAGGGAATTCCCATCCAACTCATTTTCGGTTACGTCTTTATCCATCTTAACCGCTGCCGTCCTGGTTGAGGCTACCCGCTCGGCTATTTTCTGATAAATACTATTCTCATCAGCTACACCTTTGGTCGGACAAATTATTATTAAATTCTGGTCGGAAAGAGTCATCCCCAGGCAAGGCGAAAGCTCCTGCCGGCTGAATTTACGGAAGATATTGTATTCAGGGTCAAACACCAAAGATATGACTTTAGTTGATCCTTTCGGCGCCGGTAAAGTCGCCCTTTGGGTTGAGCCTATAATATCCAAAGTATTGGTAAGCTGCCCCTGGTCAGTGGTTAAAACGAACGGAATAGAAAACCTGTATGACTCTTTGGCTGATTGCTTTATGGCAAAAGATACTTGTTGCGAACCATCCGCCCCGTTGCTTAAAGCGACATCTTCGATAGAAATAACCGGGGCTCCGGTTCGTTCCAACCATTGGGCAAAAAACCATTTCAGGTCACCGGCTTTTTTACCGGATGACTTTTCGAATGCGGCCTGAAAATCACTCCAGGAAGCCTTGCCTGCACCATGTTCTTTTATAACCAGGCGTAACGCATCGAAGAATGCCTGGTCGCCTATGGTCTGGCGCATCATATGGAACACCATCGATGCCTTGCCATAACCGATTTCACTGTCCTGCTCGCCCATTTTTGATATGAATCTACGGGCCGGGTAATCGTTAGAATCATTCACATAAGCCGAAAACTTAACATACGTATTGCGGCGGTAATTTATGGCGTCCTGCTTGGTCTTTTTTAACTCAAGATAGTAATAATTGGAGCAATAAGAAGTCAACCCTTCGCACCAATTACCGTCTTTTTCATCCACATTTACGTAATTTCCCCACCAGCAGTGCATAATCTCGTGGCCAAGACCGCCCTCATTTGCATGCCGGCCGCTCATGATAACATCCTTGCCAAGCAAAGTATATGAAGGCATGCCATAACCGGTGGTGAAAAAGTTTTCCACAATGGAAAAAGACTTGAACGGATACGGTGTCAACGCCTGCGAATAAAGAGTGATAAATTCCTTGGCAGCGTCAATATGCATCTGGGCAAATTGTTGAGACTCCTTGGAAAAATAAGTGGCTATTCTTACGCCCTGATGATTCTCCTCGGTCACAATATACGGCCCGGCCACCAAGCTATAAGAATCAAAAGCAACCTGGCTGGTCCAAGTGGTTTTAATCCGATCTTTCTTCTCGCCGATTTCGATACGTTCTTTAAGTTCATTCTGCCCGACCACTTCCCATCCTTTTGGCGTTATGGCTGTTACTT
It includes:
- a CDS encoding glycosyltransferase family 4 protein encodes the protein MRITFLAPHIKISGGVKIICEYARRLARLNHKVTLVVKQPRLSWLRNATHSLIDTIGWIDLKPVRIIFVPSFESDYIPDADIIMASSWKTAAELNNIPDSKGRKFYLIQHMEGLVEPADLKQVEATYAMPFRKIAVSGWLRDELKNKYGQPSDYVPNAIDEQEFFPSGKTYGTLRLGMLYHTADWKGLADGVEAINKAFESFPDVKVVLFGARNRRPAFNQAGFKYDYFQNADGAVLRNIYSSCDVFICPSWYEGFGLPGLEAMACGTALATTDNGGCRDYAIHNRTALVSAPKNPAELAESIIRLLKDRDLLKSISENGYQMSQKFRWDNSVSQMERILCQV
- a CDS encoding M28 family peptidase; this translates as MFSRFNVIAVLTILILVASCAAKGGKVDVGPSSSSGTPPMALALDIKKHTLNVELDPAGHTIKGRDVMSIEIPKDINSVTPIYFALHPQVTLKSLSVINQGKSEKIKYNAFASPDQLTIYTFNITAGVEFLECVYEGKIYDEVQGEQSLGFIRGGLTSGIISEKGIYLHHGTGWYPRTGLSPMMLFEVTAITPKGWEVVGQNELKERIEIGEKKDRIKTTWTSQVAFDSYSLVAGPYIVTEENHQGVRIATYFSKESQQFAQMHIDAAKEFITLYSQALTPYPFKSFSIVENFFTTGYGMPSYTLLGKDVIMSGRHANEGGLGHEIMHCWWGNYVNVDEKDGNWCEGLTSYCSNYYYLELKKTKQDAINYRRNTYVKFSAYVNDSNDYPARRFISKMGEQDSEIGYGKASMVFHMMRQTIGDQAFFDALRLVIKEHGAGKASWSDFQAAFEKSSGKKAGDLKWFFAQWLERTGAPVISIEDVALSNGADGSQQVSFAIKQSAKESYRFSIPFVLTTDQGQLTNTLDIIGSTQRATLPAPKGSTKVISLVFDPEYNIFRKFSRQELSPCLGMTLSDQNLIIICPTKGVADENSIYQKIAERVASTRTAAVKMDKDVTENELDGNSLLILGGPAINSVALKLSSSGALQVKENSFSIMGASYNESKYALMVSERNPFNKDKYVTVFMGLSKDAVERPGRTIFFYRWDQYVLFSAGRMAQKGDFNPPYNALEHRFQDAGQSSSAIDGNIIKKHAEYLASVDMGGRAPGSKGDKLSAEYIAGEFRKYGLKPPLKSNSYLESFPIPFRKLGKNTLLEIDGKQLVLGKDFLPYNFSGNADIDIQNCPAVFVEYGISAPEHQRDDYANKDVKDKVVLIKDGLPDAFPVTTTKYASVLSKVTNAGKHGAKAVLIYSIKGLDSPDIAWEEFPSQAIQQRVASDEPKQRNVSLRSMTLSSQSRLQPFPIPALLVNLNPDDSKENRRVTIKIHTAWEEVVNTANVIGILEGNDPLLKGEALIIGAHYDHLGLNYEGKAFAGGNDNASGVGGLLAIAEALAKKPSKRTIIFIAFGGEESGLWGSKFAAGISSANPFSKIDSSRAMMDYKKTAMLNLDMIGRGNLGELFIMGKAFNPELFEVVNKANASLSLNLKTNIDFLFKYGSDHASFHQAKVPALNFTSGPFEEEHTIGDTADKLMPDKMSQIATLVYQAALAIAGSDIKFPEPKDIEVSPPRTGRGHPGRSPAPK
- a CDS encoding glycosyltransferase family 4 protein produces the protein MKILFLVRDKNHPAPRYRVAQYLDYLNEHGIQTDVMTAPKSIWKWWQLTRKAGNWDVVFIQKKRVTPFWLKHLRKNSRLIYDFDDAVMFNSSRHDSPDSPARMKHFINTVSNVDGVIAGNDYLQSLALPHNSRVWVIPTSIETKKYSVKEHHPNDTVTLGWIGGRKSLVFLKKLSDVLDRIHDKHKTTRLKIVCNDFFDCAGMPVMKKQWSELEEVNDILSFDIGLAPLPDDLWSRGKCATKLLQCMAAGLPAVASPVGVHNQIIKENINGFLAKTDQEWFDQISRLVESIELRRNLGLAGRATVEQGYSINANAPKLLDIIKEVLK
- a CDS encoding methyltransferase domain-containing protein — encoded protein: MKLDIGCGNKKRDGYTGVDVAKLPGVDIVCDIRQGLPSIKDNSVEEIYCAHVLEHITDLEAVMKEFHRVLSPGGQLIIRVPHCFSPSAFGDPTHCRYFNFETFRNYDRAHTKSYYRDFHFNFKSSRIQVDRNWHKPSLFDSFLEWLLNIKQRRGEKFLKILPYKYWEVYTVLVKE
- a CDS encoding isoprenylcysteine carboxylmethyltransferase family protein; amino-acid sequence: MSSLKKRIQKINLRFLSVLAIFGVLVWFAEPGLPKTKSGIDYLPFLASGLALVAIGEIIRIWATGHLEKNKSLTTSGPYAYIKNPMYAGTFIIMLGCNILAINPYIYYILAIELAAFLFQYVPAKNRIEKTRLLEKFGQDYADYDKNVPDYIPRRLTPYEKRTLKSWQWSVFRGNQEIQVGIAVLIGTALIVGKPWIL